Genomic DNA from Solanum pennellii chromosome 3, SPENNV200:
AATACTGGACAAAACTGCGGGGATCAGCTTTGTATGCGACTTAAATGACAACATTCCGGCTCCTTGGCCATCTATGTCTCAGTTACCAGCTTCATCATGCAAGAAGTGTATGTTGAACGTATTCCTTCTTATTACGTTCACTTTGCAAAATGTTTTCTTCTTATATGACTGGTCACTGATGTATATCGGAACTTCCTACTTTTGCAGCTGTGAGAATTCCTGCACTTCCTGCTGTAGCATCGGGGCAAATAAGTAAGAATATTTACTTACACATTTGTAGATTTTACCTTCTTAATGTAGGCGTAGGACAGACCGCGTACACAGTACACACCATCCTCCCCAGacctcacttgtgggattacactaaCACCATCTTAAGTTGTTTCTATTCTACTCATTTCTTAGGGCTGTTCATTGACACTGATTTCTCGTTCATTCGTCAGGTTTTAGAGGATTAAATATATGGTCATACCTTCTGCTGGCGGCCTCGATGATACTGGAAGTCTGCTGTATATATAATGCTGCCATTCTTCCTTACTAGCAGTATTTCGTCGAAGCGTAAAATCTTGACCAGAAAGGGTAGTGTCTGAAGATGTCTCATTGACATCAAAAGTTCAAAATGTACAAATGCAGGAAAATCAGTAAATTGATTCCAAGATCAGTTTTGTGACAAAAAAGTTTACTATGTTCTTGCATGTTTTGGTAATAAGAATTGTAAATAATTAGAAAGTAAGTAAActtttcatgtaaatattttcAGTTGACAAAAACTTTGCCATTTTATAATTTGGAAATCCTAATGAAGCATTTTTAACAAATGCACATTAAGGCAGGTTTCTATGAGTTGGTTTTCAAGTTTGCATAATAATGTTCTTTTTAACATGATGCTAATTTTTCACATTCTACTTGGCATAAAACAATATTTcctctgtcccaatttatgtgacattttttggattttgagatccaaacaagtctatcttcgactgtatttttttatatatatcttttaattattttgaattgtcaatcattgtgatttatagtaattttaacgtaatttatagtatataaatttcatttcaaaaaatttaaagatttcacgcacaatttttttttgtcaaaattaaactgtttgactcttaaaaaatgaaaagtgttaCAGAAATTGGGTCGAGAAGGTTTACATAATTTTCAAGCAcctcaactttttaaaaagaaaatatttgtattatttattgtcTTTATAAAATACTACATAAATAATTTGATCAGAATAGTggggcatatatatatatatatggagtaGAACTactataacaaaacaaaaataaggtacgaaataaaatataattattaaataataaataaaaatcaaatgagaaagaaaagaagataacGACACATCACATATCTAgtgaaatttcataaaatgagATATGAGGAGGGTATAATGTACGCAGATCATATCACTAGTTCGTGAAGGCAGCgaggaaaaaaataacaacacgATCATGCTAAATTGATCATTCCTTCGATATCCAACAACACTGCATGAGAAAATGTAGAAGTAGAGACTCTTCAAACTTTACTCGTAGAAgtagaagaaaatataaaaaatattttctttcttaaccTCTTTAATTTCCTCCCCattttgattttcaacttacaaaatttcactttcaaccaatatgatgatttttttctcTTAGATACAATAGAATCTGCTTTCTTTAATGATTTATAAATCAAGAATTGTGCTTTTCTATGTTTAATATCTTCTTTGtcttcattttcaatttttgaatacATATATGGTCGATTGAAACAAgtgttcattttttcttttttaggatAGTGGAAAGAAATGAGTAATTTGGAGAGTTTGGGAAaatgttttgaaatatttatagtgaaaaaaaagagttcaaatattcaatgaaataaatttaattgattctataaaaaggaaaaaccGTACATTATGGAAGAAATTAGGGACGATATAAAGTGCATGCCCTTTTTTagagttttaattaattttgaaaaaactaaAGGGTCCTTTGGTTTAGGGTCTGTTTGGATTAACTAATTGTAAGTGTCGAAATTGATattataaataaacaaatacatATTCAGATAGAAGTGTTGAAACGGATAATAAACAGTTGATGTATTTGATAAAAGTACGTTGATAAGTTATTCTTTtgttagaatgactaaaatacccttaatttttttctatcaaaattataaatttaagagCTAGTATAAAATAAGAAGCGGTCGATACATAttagaaggaagaagaagtaAGCTTATACACATTATGATATTTACCAAACGAGTAAATAAACTTAGAATTATTGTAATTATAaacaagtttaaccaactcatAAGCTTAACCAAATACGTTTTTTACAAACACATTAGGCAGAAATTATAATGTAGAGATTGAAAAAAGACTCTAAAGGAGTTTGAGGAGATCTGTTTAGGGTTAGTTTTGTCAATTTTAAATATCGCAATCCATATATAATTAAtcgtaatattatttttatacgaATAACATGATAGTAAAAGTTTGTTCATGAGTGTTAATacaaaattacattaatttaatgagACGATTTACATTAATTAGCTGTGATTGAAAGGGATAACTCTATGTTCAATCGTATATATGCCAATATATCTATTGGAAAATAAATCTCGAAGATATCTTGAaaaaaattttggccaaaatatttatctccaaagtgttatttcatatttggtaatttcttcaattgaatGACATATTtatctataaaaaatttatcactTAAATCATTGTTTATTCATACATGTTTTGAAATTGATATGATTTGATGTATCATGTATGTATTCATATATCTTATAAAAAGATTAACTTCCATGTTTAGTATATTTGTTGAACAATCTCGATTTTAATTTCACAAGTAAGATCTGAGAAGGATAGTGTATAACTAGCTCTACCTCTACGTTGACAAACTCATAGGATAATGTAGTTCGGTCGGAACAGGCTTTCCAAAAACCCAACCCAACCCAACCTGGGGTCGAATGAAGGGGACGATCCTAATCATATGTAAGCTTTGTTGCAGTTAGAGAAAAGCATGGTAACTCAAGTCAGACGCAACGTAACTAAGAGAGTCATTCTATCTAGAGCGAGACAAAATAAGAACAGGCAATCTGGCGTACGAGCCGATTGGTTAGATGATGACTACTTCATTTGATGAATGAACAAGTCCACTAAATTCTAAGCTTTCACACACTGCGATTTCAACTTCTGATAAAAGGGAAAGATTCTTCTTATGCTTACCAGGATAAAGATCATAACTGCACACACTAGGTTTCTACACTCCAACATATATGGAGCTCTTGTTCCATGGTCTCTGTTATTATATATCACAATTACATTCTTTCGTATCCTTGAGACCACCACGCGATTTATCACGTGCCAATAGCTTAGGCGCTCACAAATAGTCTGTCGCCTTTTTAAGTTCAAATTGAGTTTGATACAATTTTTTCACATCAAACCTTCCTTATGAGAAGGAAAATCTTCTGATCAAGCTCAAACTTAGCTGCAATGGATGGATCTCCTCTCAGCTGCATAAGCAGTCCTCcaaatgaaacaaaaatgtCACTGAAGACAAATAAAAACCAGTAAATCCATTGTTATATCAGTAAAATACTCGTGATTTGCTAATTGGAAACCACAAATCGAGTAGTCCCAACAACCAGAACATAGAAAACTCTCAAACAATATATTTAGAAGTTAAAACTAAAAGAGAATATACATCAGACTTAAACGACAAAAAGACTAAGCCCAAAACAAAAACAGAGAAAAAGCAAGTACAGGAAAGTACATCTGTATTCCAcaaaataaacaacaacaacaaaccacaccatacccagtgtaatcacACAAGTGGGGTCCAGGGAGGGTAGGATGTATGCGGACCTCACCTATGTTGGGGTAGAAAGGTTGTTTCTGATGGACCCTCGGCTCAAAAGCAAAGTTCACAAAGCAGGGttgcaagaaaataaattatatttcacaAATGCAcacaatagaaaaaaaagacaCTTGAAAATAAGTCACATAAATCAAATTGAAATCTAATCTTAGCAAATGGGCACCTAAAAAAGGTCAATCTAAGCCGACTTTTTGAAACAAGAAGCTGCTAAGGTGTGACAGATTGACAGTATTGCACCATGAAAAGGGAAGAACATCCAGAAATATAAATCCATGTTCATGGACGAATATGAGATAAGTTAACCAAACGTACGCTTTAACGTGCTTCCCGGAACCTTCCTCTGAGATCCTATATAGCTTCCCATGCATGACATATTCGAACTTGTCAGCAAGTGATTTCTTGTTACCCTACCATCAGGTTGCAACACCATTAAATACGATGGGGATTTAGAGAGTTTGAAACACCACAGTAGAACAAGTATGAGAAGGCAAACCAAAAAAGGAATAAGGAAATCCGTACAAGCATTTGCCTAACAGTTGTGTCAGGCTTTATATCTTCAAGCATTAATGTGttccaaaaagaaaagtttCATATTAAGGACTTCCATGCAAAGTAACTTCTTAAAAACATACTTTAGAGCAACAAGTACGCCTCAATCCCAAGCTAATTGGGGTCAATTATATGAATCCCCACGATAGACTCATTCTACTGACACATATCTccaaacaaactaaaaaaattactagcagaactcaaaaattttaaaatattcactAAAGGCTCATGGATGTTAGAGGCTTAGAGCACCTTCAGTGTAAATACATTTGACAGGACCATTTGTTTTTTGATGTAAAAGTTGCACACAGAAGGTGCTCCATGAGTTGTGCGTTATTGCCATTTATTCTGACAAACCCATTTATTGGATTTGTCCCTCAATCATTAACAATTCGATTAAAAAATTCCCTCTTTTTGCTCCTTTTCCTTCATTTCCGGTTCCTCAGCCTTTGAGTCTTTctcaaaagaaagggaaatccAAGAATAGttcaaggatcaaaaaacaTTTCACAATCCTCCAAATAGCACAATAGATGGATCCTTCTGTGCTGATTTGTGATTGGATACATGCCAATACCAAACGATTATACCCTTTCACTGGCAGATACAATTTGTTTCTCCATTATTTTATAAACCAATTGAACAGCCATCACAAGGCTATATCATAAGGAATCACACCTCcgtgaaacaaaaataaatctatGACATGTGAAAACAGGCCCCACAAAAAAGTTGATATATTCTATAGTTTCTAGTTCTAGTTAGCCGTTGAACTATATAATAGATGCGATGAGATTTTTAAACAATTCCAGATAAATAAagtcaaaaacaacaacatacccaatgaaattccacaagtggggtctgcaAGGTAGAGTGTACGCAAACCACACCCCTACCTTGTGGAGGAAAAAAGGCTGTTTTGGAGGATCCTCGTCTCGAGTACAACATATCAAAGTAGGTATTAAAAGGGAAAGTGCAATAACTTAAACACAATAAACAACAAACGAATGGAACCAAAATCAAGACACTACAAGAATACGGCTTAACCGCTCAAAAAGTAAGACAACACTACATTCCTACTAATCTTCTACCATAATACGCAACCTCCACACCTTCCTATCTAAGGTGATGTCCTCGGTAATCAAGAGTTGGTCCATGTCATTTCTAATCACCTCTAGATAGACAAGGTCACAAAACCTAAATATTTCTCAAAAGGGGAACACTTGTTCGAGGCgcataattttttccttttgaaaacaaaaactGTACATTCAAAATGTCTGTATACAACAAGTTAGTTTTTTTAACggaagtacatatattttcgcgTCATCAAAAGGCACTTGATGTTTCTTACTTTGACGGAAGTGATTCGTCATGGTAAGTTGAATACCCTCAAGTTTGACTGGATTATATTGTTTTCAGTTTCCTTTTCTGAATCTTTCTGATGCATTTTGACTAGTAAGGCCTACTATGTGGGAAAAAATCTCAGAGACTTCAAGTTAGCTTCAAGTACCATATTTCgcaaagttaaaattaaatcagACAGGCTAACACTTGCAAATCAATTAGGAGACATAAACCACTACAGCAAATTACCTGAATGAAATAACCAGTATCTGGTGTCCCATCCAAGTTCAAAGTAGAAGCTAAAACCATCATAAATTTATCCTTCACGCGCATAGGATATATCTCAGTGTTTACATCCAGTAGCATGAACATATCAAACTGCTCACTCCGTGCTTCAATGCGATTCACTACAAAATGCAAGATATATTCGATCACACTAtttgcagcaacaacaacaaaaaaagtgCTGCTGTACTTCGATAATTCATGGTGACAATAATAAACTAAACATGGCTTTGCTAAGAAAATTGCATGAACCCTATGACCCTTCCTAAGCCCCCTTATTGCTCACGAGGAAGAAACTACAAGGTACAACTACACAAACGTAAAGTTGAATCACCTATAGTGGAACTATTGCAATGAAGGTCACATAAGAGTCCATACCTTTGTCTCAAAAGGCAGCTCTCACTGTAAGTACGTCATCCAGCAAATAAGAATAGACTAAGAAATTCACTACAGATGATCATACTTAATTCACATTCATCTGAATATTTCCAGTCAACTGCATGAATACTatactcttctttttcttattaaacGCCACCATCTTGTCCTTAACATTTTATTTCTCCTTGCATTAGTCTAGAGGAGAATGTCATCCCAGGTCTACAGTAAACAAACAATTTAGATAATCCCCTTCAACTTATCATTCAAGTAGTGTACCACAGCCATCTTTTCACTTCCActtgaaataaaattacaatGAAAAAGGTCCCAGGTTCAAACCCAAGCACAGTTAATTCCTTCCCATCTGTCCTAGCCTTGATGGACACAGTTACTTCTTACTTGTTCTGGGTGGAAGGTGACAGTTATCGGTACGCACAAGCTACCCCAAACCACAGTCatcaaaaaaatgatttgcattaataaaaagttcaaaaaggGCCACACTTTAAGGGATGTGATATAGACCGTCTAATCTAATGCAAACATTATAGCTACTTCCACAGCTCAAACCCGTTAACCTATAGATTACAGGGAGATAACTTTACTGTTACTCCGAGACTCACTTCCATAGATAAAAAGTATGTAGATGACTAATTCAACATTACAATTAAATCATTCATATCTACAGATTATGCGTTAGCTTACAGTTCAAAATTCATTCGATTACTAATGATGATTTTGCATACCTCGATCAAATTTTTTTCCATCAGGATCTTTCTGAGTGACTGTAAATATATCTTCAAACAGAGTTTCAACCATTTTGAACAACCTACAGAAATCACACCCATAAAAAGCCAAAAATATACAGAATCTACTCTCTAATAACTAAAATTTGGTAGAAAAAATTGTGCAAAAATCATTTCTACAGTTATCTAACCTCAAATTTGTGAATTTTGCTTCTAGAAAAATccactttgaaaaaaaaaattggattaggatttagggtttaggcgAACTTACAGGTGTTAGCAGTAATGGCGACGAGAGGAGGGTTTGCCAATTTCTTCGTACtctttaccaaaaataaaaaataaaaatactagtataaaatattaaaactttataagtaagatttaaataataattttttttttatatttatacacttttaaagaaataattgtGTAAATATTTCATCGAATTATTATgggaaaatatataaattttcccTCATATTTGTTTCGTAAAGTTTACATGCTTTAACTATAATAACGACATATTAACACCTATTTTTGTTCATCCCAAAATTAACGTgtaataaaatagaatataaaaataaataggcGTGTTTGAgttgaaaataagttaaaaaagtAATTGTTTTGACCCGCCTCCCCATATTCTCTTTTTTCATGTTCTTCTTCTCCTATTTCCTTCtgaatttttctcaaaatgttaGTTTATATCACAATTTTACAATTTGtcactcaattttattttttcttatcataTTTCTATAATTTGTCGCTCAATTTCATCATTATACCTAAAAAGGTtgaatttttattcaaatttcacAACAATTTTAGGAATGCGAAACTTTGTTCTCCCGTGAggctttatatatttatttatttatttattttgtatttgtttgAATCAAATTCTAACTTCATcagttttaaattatattattgtcaTCAGAACTAGCCCATTCGTATTACTACATTAAGaaattatataattcaaatgtaACCCAGGCCTCGTGTACAATTTAGCTTGAgaaaaacttcacccaagaaaTCTCATATAGCGAGAAAAAAAGTCTAGCTAATCTATGAGGTATTTCGTTCAAACATCTAGGaatatgtataaaattacatGATCATGGATCAAATTCTCATATTTAGAGAATACAAGAGAGATATTgagtatataataattaggtcTTATATTCTAATAACATGTTTTGAATTTGTGTGAATCTAGGCCTAGAATAAACAATATTACTAATATGCTGGATCATTATAGATGGtattgttaggatcgaattcacgcacacacactagatgaatgaagaacacaagagctttcaagagaaagtgatgagaaatctagagagagggagagaaaacccaatttttcgtggtaaaaccccgtaagtaaacttccacggcggtgaggtatatttatattaataaatcagagtatttttggttacagagaataaataggaaaacctaaaataaagaataaataggaaaacctaaaatagagaataaataagaaaacctaaaattaatcaggctccactacctaacaggTATCAGAGTCGCTTATGTGTTGACCTTATTGATAGTGGGTCAGAGTTCTATTAAATCTAGGCAAATTTAGGAAACGAGCAAACCAGTAGATATACTGGATATATAGATAAACATGTATTACATCATAATAACATATCTTAAAGTTCTGTGAGTAAAAACCTAAAACAAACAATATCACTTGCATTGGTTGGAATGTtacaatattcttttattttattttatttgactgAGGTCTGAATatgatatttaagaaaaaaaatatctatttttgaaaatttgtaacCTACAAGTCATAACATTTGTGTATCAATTAAGACTTTAAAGTCTAATTTGAGTTAGTTGTtccaattttaaaaatgaaattaattcgacataaacattatttatatatagagagagaaagtatgGAGTTACTTGAATCACAAACCCAAAACCATTGAATGATTAAGCATTCATTTGTCTTTCAGTATATTcacgtcatcaattttaaatatcatatttaaattttaataatataattatttctttttaaaataaaattttaacataaatttaaattaatcaaattacaaAGGAATATACCACATATTAAAAGattaaatagaaagaaactATAGATATTGAAAAGACAAATTGAGAAAACAAATCATAAGTCAATTTCTTCATTTGCATTGAATAGATTTACTTTCACCAAAGAGTGAATAAGTACAATGTATATGTAAACTTAAAACAAagatgaaaaatagaaaaggaaaattaaaactctCTTTTCTTAACTATATAATGATTCATCTAATATTACAACCTTTATGATAATAATGACATTATTCATAGATCAAATTATTTCGTGATTtaaattttacttaattatttttaatttcattgcATATGCTCGAGATAGAAGTAATCAGAAGGAACTTGAAGTAAACACAGGTGGAAGACTAACAATAGTCTCTTTACCTCCAATCAAACtcttcaaatatttcaattgaCAAATAAATTGCTTGTAAAATCCAattcttgaagaagaaaatgtaaaaaagaTGCTTTTTTTCAGCATATTTAATTTCCTCCCaattttgattttcaaccaATATGAATTCTTTCTCATAGACACAACAGAATCTGCTTTCTTCAATGATTTGTAAATCAAGAATTGTGCCTTTCTATGTTTAATATCTTCTTTGTCTTCTTTTTCAATCTTGAAATAATTAGTAGCCATTTTTGGTATTTATGATATTTGatgaaatagttttttttttttttttggtaattaaagaggtttatgaaatttgaaagtGAGAATTgaaggaaagaaaatatatatgtatttatagtggattttttttttttttNNNNNNNNNNNNNNNNNNNNNNNNNNNNNNNNNNNNNNNNNNNNNNggggggggggggggatgaaAATAGTGCATGTGTCACTCTAAAGAATATTTTGTTCTTAGTTCTCAAAGTCAAAGAGTTTAATATGGACCCTTTAGTTGTGattgatttataatttaaatttgatgattttttttaaatatatatttaggataGTATTTGACATGGggagaaattaatattttataatgtattttttattattataatatgtaaaaattgcatattataattatttttgtatagtttttaaatatctaaattgtttgtttaaaatatcgaattaatataatttaatttaactttaaaaattaattatattaatttttttttaaaaataaaggatattaattaataaaataaattaaatttgataaatgaCATTTCACATTAATTAATGTTCTCTCCTTCCCAAACTCCCCAAATCGCCTACATTTGCATTTCGTTTTCAAATGATCTTTTATCACTATTACTCTCataatatttctaaattaaatataaaattttattaaaatataatattttgtatttacttatcaaaagtagaaaaaaaagttacatatTATTCAGGATACAAAAACATGCTAACTCTTTTCTAATCATTGAGCTCATAACACTTCTAAAATtattgattcaaaatttaatctATAAATCATCGTAAAAATATCAGATTAGGTTAAATccaatatttatacattatcATATAAACAAATACGCCATTTTTTAAGTCGATAGGTTATTTAAAAGCAATCCTTctattttcacaaaaataaaattaaaatatattaatactgTATTTTACTGACTCTATCTATAAAATTACATcgaatatatattatatgttttactATATGAagtttgaattattaaaaaagggataatgcacaagtaccccctcaacctatgcccaaaatatcagagacacacttatactatacaaaggtcctattacccccttgaacttattttattaataatattctatcccttttcgtcttacgtggcactatcttgtgggcccaacactggttgactttttctttcaagctagtgccacgtaggcctaaaaggggtaaaaaattacttataaaataagttcagaggggtaataggaccttagtatagtataagtgtgtctctagaatttcgggcataggttgaggggatacttATGCGTTTTCCCAttaaaaaacatcaaataattGTCACGAAAAGAGACAGATGTCTGTCAATGAACAGGTTGGAAGCTATTACAACTCCTAGAGGGAcattgaatattattttatatttttcaagaattgcaaataattataatttagtaatATAATGTAAAGTGGCAGCTAGAAATACAAGCAGAAAGTCAGGAGCCAATTATAAAGCAATTAatactttatattataaaatatataattaaggtTACCACATATGTCTGTTCAGTATTAGTTAAAGCCCCATTAGTTT
This window encodes:
- the LOC107012482 gene encoding DNA-directed RNA polymerases II and V subunit 8A-like — its product is MVETLFEDIFTVTQKDPDGKKFDRVNRIEARSEQFDMFMLLDVNTEIYPMRVKDKFMMVLASTLNLDGTPDTGYFIQGNKKSLADKFEYVMHGKLYRISEEGSGKHVKADIFVSFGGLLMQLRGDPSIAAKFELDQKIFLLIRKV